The Elephas maximus indicus isolate mEleMax1 chromosome 19, mEleMax1 primary haplotype, whole genome shotgun sequence genome contains a region encoding:
- the SCIMP gene encoding SLP adapter and CSK-interacting membrane protein isoform X1 produces the protein MSNNTQTPPSSQDSAGMKWLSENFWIALAVAIIVISVSLALIMYCVCRWQFRKGKKCEISNSLNQNEDEDKTYENVFNQSPPLPPRDFPSLEGASPQVTPSQLPNIYSLPQKGRYAKKVSVPNYVQPEDDYDDIEIPATLGKHDLKTRISSF, from the exons GATTCAGCTGGAATGAAGTGGTTGAGTGAGAACTTCTGGATCGCCTTAGCTGTGGCCATCATCGTTATCTCTGTGAGCCTGGCCCTCATCATGTACTGTGTCTGTAGGTGGCAGTTTAGAAAAG GCAAGAAATGTGAAATTTCCAATTCCTTGAATCAAAACGAAGATGAGGACAAGACATATGA gaaTGTTTTTAATCAGTCACCTcctctgccacccagggacttcccttCTCTAGAAGGTGCCT CTCCACAGGTGACCCCAAGTCAGCTGCCAAACATATACTCGTTGCCACAAAAAGGCAGATATGCCAAGAAAGTCTCCGTCCCAAACTATGTTCAGCCTGAAGACGACTATGACGATATTGAAATACCTGCAACTCTTGGAAAGCATGATCTTAAAACCAGGATTTCTTCTTTCTGA